From one Sulfurimonas sp. HSL-3221 genomic stretch:
- the nth gene encoding endonuclease III — MKKVKKATKVEIEAIKAALMERYSEAVTELDYRNAYELVIAVALSAQCTDKRVNLITPALFEKYPDPAALAAADVDDVKAIIRSCSFFNNKAVNIVKMAQRVMEVYGGEIPMNEKDLVTLAGVGQKTAHVVMIEYTGANLMAVDTHVFRVAHRLGLSDDETALKTEETLVKKFKTDLHALHQGMVLFGRYICTAKNPKCETECFLQEYCKSTEGFKAR; from the coding sequence ATGAAAAAAGTGAAAAAAGCCACCAAAGTAGAGATCGAAGCCATTAAGGCGGCCCTGATGGAGCGCTACAGCGAGGCCGTTACGGAGCTGGACTACCGCAACGCCTACGAACTCGTTATCGCCGTCGCCCTCTCGGCGCAGTGCACGGACAAGCGGGTCAACCTGATCACCCCCGCGCTTTTCGAAAAGTACCCCGACCCCGCAGCCTTGGCTGCCGCCGATGTCGACGACGTGAAAGCGATCATCCGCAGCTGTTCCTTCTTTAACAACAAAGCCGTCAATATCGTGAAAATGGCGCAGCGGGTCATGGAGGTCTACGGGGGCGAGATCCCGATGAACGAAAAGGATCTTGTCACCCTCGCGGGCGTCGGGCAGAAGACGGCCCACGTCGTCATGATCGAGTACACGGGGGCAAATCTGATGGCCGTCGACACCCACGTCTTCCGCGTCGCCCACCGCCTGGGGCTCAGCGACGACGAAACGGCGCTGAAAACCGAAGAGACCCTGGTCAAGAAGTTCAAGACGGACCTGCACGCCCTGCACCAGGGGATGGTCCTGTTCGGCCGCTACATCTGCACGGCAAAAAACCCCAAATGCGAGACGGAGTGTTTCTTGCAGGAGTACTGCAAAAGTACCGAAGGGTTCAAAGCCCGCTGA
- a CDS encoding M20/M25/M40 family metallo-hydrolase produces MTVIEHFKALCAIPHCSCDAAQMLAYLREKAEAYGYTLHTDDAGNLLCSHPEAMVTLQAHYDMVCIGKAPSLELYEEAGWLYATESTLGADNGMGMAMMLALMEEGQAVDCLFTSDEETGLVGARELAVPLKTPYLLNLDSEEEGEITVGCAGGVDLNVTLPLTRNLRELECYEAVAEGFPGGHSGVDIDKHLPNAIKELSATLYGLEAMVVSVEGGERRNAVPRRAVATVAFEAPVEDAALRPLGKQRCSVIDRSPLPMLHAFAHGVRDYDTGLGLVRTSINLAEIATSDTAITIKLSARSMIEADLRRIEAETTAYFEAFGASVQSEGFYAPWEPEQEGFIDRVKGAYEAHLGAEVSIGGIHAGLECGIIKTHFPLMQMASVGPTITHPHSTRERVDLGSVERVFAVVKKVLADIGE; encoded by the coding sequence ATGACCGTCATCGAACATTTCAAAGCGCTCTGCGCCATCCCGCACTGCAGCTGCGATGCGGCGCAGATGCTCGCCTACCTGCGCGAGAAGGCGGAGGCGTACGGCTATACACTGCATACGGATGACGCGGGGAACCTGCTCTGCAGCCATCCGGAGGCGATGGTGACGCTGCAGGCACATTACGATATGGTCTGCATCGGCAAGGCGCCCTCCCTTGAACTCTACGAGGAAGCGGGATGGCTGTACGCGACGGAGTCTACCCTCGGTGCGGACAACGGCATGGGGATGGCGATGATGCTTGCCCTGATGGAAGAGGGGCAGGCTGTCGACTGCCTCTTCACTTCCGACGAAGAGACGGGCCTGGTCGGGGCACGTGAGCTCGCCGTCCCCCTCAAGACCCCCTACCTGCTCAACCTTGACAGCGAAGAGGAGGGGGAGATTACTGTCGGCTGTGCGGGCGGGGTGGACCTCAACGTGACCCTGCCGCTGACACGCAACCTAAGGGAGCTGGAGTGTTACGAAGCGGTGGCCGAGGGGTTCCCCGGCGGTCATTCGGGTGTCGACATCGACAAGCACCTCCCCAATGCCATCAAGGAGCTTTCGGCAACGCTGTACGGTCTGGAGGCGATGGTCGTCTCCGTCGAAGGGGGCGAGCGCCGAAACGCCGTGCCCAGGCGCGCCGTGGCCACGGTCGCATTTGAAGCGCCCGTGGAGGATGCGGCGCTTCGTCCATTAGGGAAACAGCGCTGCTCCGTCATCGACCGCTCGCCGCTGCCGATGCTGCATGCCTTCGCCCACGGTGTGCGTGACTATGATACGGGGCTGGGGCTGGTGCGTACCAGCATCAATCTTGCCGAGATTGCGACGAGCGACACCGCGATCACGATCAAGCTCAGTGCCCGCTCGATGATCGAAGCGGATCTGCGCCGCATCGAAGCGGAGACAACGGCCTACTTCGAAGCGTTCGGCGCGTCGGTGCAGAGTGAGGGGTTCTACGCCCCGTGGGAGCCGGAGCAGGAGGGTTTCATAGACCGGGTGAAAGGGGCCTACGAAGCGCACCTGGGTGCAGAGGTAAGCATCGGCGGGATCCACGCCGGGCTGGAGTGCGGCATCATCAAGACGCATTTCCCGCTGATGCAGATGGCCTCCGTCGGTCCGACGATTACCCATCCGCACTCCACCCGCGAGCGTGTCGACCTCGGGAGCGTCGAGCGTGTTTTCGCGGTCGTCAAAAAGGTTCTGGCGGATATCGGGGAATAG
- the cmoA gene encoding carboxy-S-adenosyl-L-methionine synthase CmoA: MEDKVFNKPIEKQFEFDEQIAAVFDDMLKRSVPFYEEAMALTKRFALAYLPEGGRLYDLGCSTASTLLSIERELKVGAELVGIDNAASMLEQARRKLAVFGSKIRLEEADIMNFDYEAADVFITNYTLQFIRPPVRETLVQRVYDTLKAGGVFIFSEKVVSEDKRLNKLLIDGYYDFKKAQGYSEYEIMQKREALENVLIPYTEAENREMVTRCGFAHCETIFRWGNFATFIALKK, translated from the coding sequence ATGGAAGACAAAGTATTCAACAAACCGATCGAGAAGCAGTTTGAGTTCGACGAGCAGATCGCCGCGGTCTTCGACGACATGCTCAAGCGCTCCGTCCCCTTTTACGAGGAGGCGATGGCGTTGACAAAGCGTTTCGCGCTGGCGTACCTTCCCGAGGGCGGGCGCCTCTACGACCTGGGCTGCTCCACCGCCTCGACGCTGCTGAGCATCGAGCGGGAGCTGAAAGTGGGGGCCGAGCTCGTCGGCATCGACAACGCGGCCTCCATGCTCGAACAGGCACGGCGAAAGCTCGCCGTCTTCGGCTCGAAAATCAGGCTCGAAGAGGCTGACATCATGAACTTCGACTACGAGGCGGCCGACGTTTTCATCACGAACTACACGCTGCAGTTCATCCGCCCGCCGGTGCGCGAGACGCTGGTACAGCGCGTCTACGACACGCTGAAGGCCGGCGGGGTCTTCATCTTCAGCGAAAAGGTCGTCAGCGAGGACAAGCGCCTCAACAAGCTCCTGATCGACGGCTATTACGACTTTAAAAAGGCGCAGGGGTACAGCGAGTACGAGATCATGCAGAAGCGCGAAGCGCTGGAGAACGTCCTCATCCCCTATACCGAGGCGGAAAACAGGGAGATGGTGACGCGCTGCGGCTTTGCCCACTGCGAGACGATCTTCCGCTGGGGCAATTTCGCGACGTTCATCGCGCTGAAAAAATAG
- a CDS encoding TraR/DksA family transcriptional regulator, whose product MTTEAKAALRLTLEAAAAKTADEIAQLEPQLEPIAPDCCLGELTRAELMGEQEVAAKAYEAALRRKNRLAYALSRIDSEDFGLCEACDEPIAPARLALMPEATLCVACANERGE is encoded by the coding sequence ATGACAACGGAAGCGAAGGCGGCGCTGCGGCTTACGCTTGAAGCGGCTGCAGCGAAGACGGCCGACGAGATCGCGCAGCTTGAACCCCAGCTCGAACCGATCGCCCCGGACTGCTGTCTGGGGGAACTGACGCGTGCGGAGCTGATGGGGGAGCAGGAGGTCGCGGCCAAAGCCTACGAAGCGGCGCTGCGGCGCAAAAACCGCCTGGCCTACGCACTGTCGCGCATCGACTCCGAAGACTTCGGGCTCTGCGAAGCGTGCGACGAACCCATCGCGCCGGCGAGGCTGGCACTGATGCCCGAAGCGACGCTCTGCGTGGCGTGCGCCAACGAGAGGGGAGAGTAA